Proteins from a single region of Procambarus clarkii isolate CNS0578487 chromosome 32, FALCON_Pclarkii_2.0, whole genome shotgun sequence:
- the Tti1 gene encoding TELO2-interacting protein 1 homolog isoform X2 encodes METLLVLGQKKLFDILSNQQQDILSSTFANFLPGIVTALTKVATGDEKQGHKVTAVAVDAWSYFVVLVMRDNFLEKHVDGLGEGETVAQLQKQLFGEKGHETGKEKQLTSTESNKFALPEPGEEILTSAEQILTIDITREWVCSTADKLILLVQSLTRLVTYSHWRVRLSLVHWAQQLICKCCRSLTGAVILGVEVIVGLRSDDIVDVGTAAQEALLAVTQALEVKGKYTSSKQGLLELLEERVYALSTQLPTVCRQQDGTKTLTSVRQLLGCLEVLGERITRLMSWPNHSHRLLQSLSIALTLDTMDSDLLLERTDAHDPFELLTIKPSLGKSFKYFQDVRIFEVIGTVCQLIGCHSNLTVVVDLCLDFLQHSTFLQKETLLMLSLIIQGRDERKLKGKERSSTPHEESEQVVHNVLDVIMCKEIFSAPLCVLTQHDAHPNTTEDLGASLVPVNKQNNISIDFVKSNVVLVANALNLLSSCAQMMGTNFDIFLSKVLCSVMEKAGEANVLVGHTAINTLQEMAQSCGYENVAKFIENSVPQFWYPLSMRLKKLPQYPTAPLVLQVSLEYANIDVISFTEELVEDVLACLDTYHNEQALPLVRVLHVYVTAVVKHESKAEVISKDFETSNVNICLNNTVNIGQSETKQKEAFQHSTAYVKRGPIALFLENYHKDQMTVKKGIKESDYIIETEHVQGSCGENFQKHNSQQDKDDEVSEDSPDQSEEKREIPRYIELVVDILERCSHLLYFQDRKIKILVMKVIKAGCSALSQWEDQRLPVLHKLWKPLVLRLKDPDFVVMVGALEVLSTMVITSGDFLRQRTLKGVFPSLLSFLQSQSRTSLEKTKRSGYYMTAAYRAQKVLLRTLPNFVRILTLDVTEMAKFVNVLMLYLDNRQPIELCNAGIVLVKQLAQSHPHHVWLALAHQQSPVRILPPTPNLSSVKINGTGRKELPQEVIELYNQLS; translated from the exons ATGGAAACTCTGTTAGTTTTGGGCCAAAAGAAATTATTTGATATACTTTCCAACCAGCAACAGGATATCTTGAGTAGCACATTTGCCAATTTCTTGCCTGGTATTGTCACAGCTTTAACTAAAGTTGCCACTGGTGATGAAAAGCAGGGCCACAAGGTTACAGCA GTTGCTGTTGATGCCTGGAGCTActttgttgtgttggtgatgagaGATAACTTCTTAGAGAAGCATGTGGatgggttgggggagggggaaaCTGTGGCCCAGCTTCAGAAGCAGCTGTTTGGTGAAAAAGGTCATGAGACTGGAAAGGAAAAGCAACTAACATCAACTGAAAGCAACAAATTTGCACTCCCTGAACCAGGGGAAGAGATACTG aCCTCAGCTGAACAAATATTGACCATAGACATTACTAGGGAATGGGTATGCAGTACTGCAGACAAGTTGATACTCTTGGTGCAGTCACTGACAAGACTGGTAACCTACTCACATTGGAGGGTACGGCTTAGTCTCGTACACTGGGCACAACAGCTAATTTGCAAGTGTTGCAG GTCACTAACAGGAGCTGTAATTTTGGGTGTTGAAGTAATTGTTGGGCTGCGCAGTGATGATATTGTAGATGTTGGGACCGCAGCACAGGAGGCGCTGCTGGCAGTTACTCAAGCCCTTGAAGTAAAGGGCAAATACACATCCTCAAAACAAGGCTTACTAGAATTACTGGAAGAGCGTGTATATGCTCTGTCAACACAACTACCGACAGTTTGTAGGCAACAAG ATGGCACTAAAACTTTGACAAGTGTGCGTCAACTTTTGGGCTGCTTAGAAGTTTTAGGCGAGAGAATAACACGGCTAATGTCGTGGCCAAATCATTCTCACCGCCTACTGCAATCTCTCTCCATCGCACTTACCCTGGATACCATGGACTCAGACCTACTGTTGGAAAGGACCGATGCTCATG ATCCTTTTGAATTGTTAACCATTAAGCCTTCATTGGGGAAGTCTTTCAAGTATTTCCAAGATGTTAGAATCTTTGAGGTTATAGGAACTGTTTGTCAGCTGATTGGATGCCACAGTAACCTGACTGTAGTGGTGGATCTGTGTTTAGACTTCCTGCAACACTCAACCTTTCTTCAAAAGGAAACACTTCTTATGCTTTCCCTCATTATCCAAG GGAGAGATGAAAGAAAGTTGAAAGGGAAAGAGAGGAGCAGCACTCCACATGAGGAGAGTGAACAGGTCGTGCACAATGTGTTGGACGTGATTATGTGTAAAGAAATCTTCAGTGCCCCACTCTGTGTTCTCACTCAGCATGATGCACATCCTAACACCACAGAAGATTTAGGTGCCTCTTTAGTTCCAgtgaacaagcagaacaatattTCTATTGATTTTGTTAAAAGTAATGTGGTGCTTGTTGCCAATGCTTTGAATTTATTGAGTTCTTGTGCTCAAATGATGGGCACTAATTTTGATATATTCCTAAGCAAAGTTCTGTGTTCTGTAATGGAGAAAGCTGGGGAAGCTAATGTGTTGGTCGGTCACACTGCCATCAATACCTTGCAAGAAATGGCACAATCCTGCGGATatgaaaatgttgctaaattcattGAAAATAGTGTCCCTCAGTTTTGGTACCCACTCTCTATGAGACTCAAGAAATTGCCTCAATATCCTACAGCACCTCTGGTTCTTCAAGTCTCTCTTGAATATGCTAATATTGATGTTATATCTTTCACAGAAGAATTAGTAGAGGATGTGCTAGCATGCCTTGACACTTATCATAATGAACAAGCTTTACCTCTGGTGCGAGTTTTGCATGTGTACGTTACTGCTGTTGTTAAACATGAGTCTAAAGCTGAAGTGATTTCAAAGGATTTTGAAACTAGTAATGTTAATATATGTCTAAATAACACTGTTAATATTGGACAATCTGAAACAAAACAGAAAGAGGCTTTTCAACATTCTACAGCATATGTTAAACGTGGACCTATTGCCCTTTTTTTAGAGAACTACCACAAAGATCAAATGACTGTTAAAAAAGGCATTAAAGAAAGTGATTATATCATAGAAACAGAGCATGTACAGGGCAGTTGTGGCGAGAATTTTCAGAAGCATAACAGTCAGCAGGATAAGGATGATGAAGTAAGTGAGGACAGCCCAGATCAAAGTGAAGAGAAGAGAGAAATACCAAGATATATTGAGCTTGTTGTGGATATTCTGGAAAGATGTTCTCATTTGTTATATTTCCAGGATAGGAAAATTAAAATTTTAGTGATGAAAGTAATTAAGGCAGGCTGTTCAGCTTTATCTCAGTGGGAAGATCAGAGACTGCCAGTTTTACATAAGTTATGGAAACCATTAGTTTTAAGGCTGAAGGACCCTGATTTTGTAGTGATGGTGGGCGCTCTTGAAGTGCTATCAACAATGGTTATCACCAGTGGGGATTTCCTTCGACAGCGTACTTTGAAAGGAGTATTTCCATCACTATTGTCCTTTCTCCAAAGTCAGAGTCGTACAAGCTTAGAGAAGACCAAGAGGAGTGGCTACTATATGACAGCTGCTTATCGTGCCCAGAAGGTGTTATTAAGGACACTACCAAATTTTGTAAGAATATTAACATTAGATGTTACTGAAATGGCAAAATTTGTGAATGTTTTAATGCTATACTTGGACAATCGGCAGCCCATTGAACTCTGCAATGCTGGGATTGTATTGGTGAAACAATTGGCACAGAGTCATCCACATCATGTGTGGTTAGCTTTAGCCCATCAACAGTCACCTGTAAGAATTCTTCCACCAACACCAAATTTATCATCAGTCAAG ATAAATGGCACTGGCCGCAAAGAACTACCACAAGAAGTTATTGAATTATACAACCAGCTGTCTTAG
- the LOC123759464 gene encoding WASH complex subunit 1 codes for MVFHEHEIPLVPADQSRVLTVNNCVDVLLHLEKVVDDVFNSITSRLEETSCRLQNLKQRAATAQAKVDKLTGASKATQVFSSAQYPGGDQYEPYHPVHRGECPITFISTPVKLKEDLLFNPANLQEKLQFYHVRERRGTSLTVRGLEDTNQEDGLGRLPPHLSSVSSLLLFNTTHNPYKKYMVLDPLGVVSGTRGEGSRSRSDTSNSGPTLQDAPTTLQEGDQMGLITKDEYQYLPDLSDLPDLDLPMELPSLPGIANDLLYDADVGPAIAPSFGMPDLPTFSLDNTDVSSVALSREPPPASTSAPLPPSSAPSGISSNIPPQPPSLNGSTLAQVQTPPPPPPPPPAGPPPPPPPPPQLPPQPPPPPPPPPPPPPPVSGVSGNQTAPEGVPVAVVSDARSDLMKAIQAAGGAGKAKLRNSKDHKRETKKKEAAAAPAGDLMSDLFNRLSQRRKGISGIVQKDTNIAVDSKAPESSGRMTTMEKMAAMIPPPPLASAKEVDGSDGDWD; via the exons AAACATCATGCCGTCTGCAAAATTTGAAGCAGAGGGCGGCCACTGCTCAGGCCAAAGTTGATAAACTGACAGGAGCTTCTAAAGCCACACAG GTATTTTCCAGTGCACAGTACCCTGGTGGAGACCAATATGAACCATATCATCCAGTTCATAGAGGAGAATGTCCAATAACATTTATCTCAACACCAGTAAAGCTAAAGGAAGATCTTTTGTTTAATCCAGCTAACCTTCAA gaaAAGCTTCAGTTTTACCATGTACGTGAGAGACGTGGAACCTCGCTCACAGTACGGGGACTAGAGGATACAAATCAAGAAGATGGATTGGGTAGATTACCACCCCATCTTTCCTCTGTTTCATCACTACTGCTATTCAATACAACACACAATCC gtataaaaagtataTGGTTTTGGATCCCTTGGGTGTTGTGTCGGGCACACGTGGTGAAGGTTCCAGAAGTAGATCTGATACTTCCAACTCGGGGCCGACTTTACAAGATGCACCAACAACTCTTCAG GAAGGGGATCAAATGGGGCTGATAACAAAAGATGAATACCAGTACCTGCCAGACCTATCGGACCTCCCTGACTTGGACCTTCCAATGGAGTTACCATCATTAcctg gGATTGCCAATGACCTTCTTTATGATGCTGATGTAGGGCCAGCTATAGCACCATCCTTTGGAATGCCAGATTTACCAACCTTCAGCCTGGATAACACAGACGTATCTTCTGTGGCCTTATCTCGTGAGCCTCCACCAGCAAGTACAAGTGCccctcttcctccatcttccgCTCCCTCTGGTATTAGTTCAaatataccaccacaaccaccatcattgaACGGTAGTACTCTGGCTCAAGTAcaaacccctccaccaccaccaccaccaccaccagcaggacctccgccaccgccaccaccaccaccacaactgcctccacaaccaccaccaccacctcctcctcctcctcctcctccccctcctgtaTCAGGAGTATCTGGGAACCAGACAGCACCAGAG GGTGTACCTGTTGCTGTGGTATCGGATGCTCGCAGTGACCTGATGAAGGCCATACAGGCAGCAGGCGGTGCTGGAAAAGCCAAACTAAGGAACAGCAAGGATCATAAAAGAGAAACCAAGAAAAAAGAG GCTGCAGCAGCTCCGGCAGGTGACCTCATGAGTGACTTGTTTAATAGACTCTCACAGCGACGAAAA GGCATATCTGGTATTGTTCAGAAAGACACAAACATTGCTGTTGATTCCAAAGCTCCAGAAAGCAGTGGACGTATGACAACCATGGAGAAGATGGCCGCTATGATACCACCTCCACCTTTAGCATCAGCCAAAGAAGtggatggtagtgatggtgattggGATTAA
- the Tti1 gene encoding TELO2-interacting protein 1 homolog isoform X1 has protein sequence MNPQEAFALLKPASVRVAREGSVESVRALRQGVEQVAHAEDAAEGLVSASCITHLKEYLLFPLIVLLKSGKKCSWDLQEEIVGVVHVILGRSIIDDFTFFQEIFTQLIFIVTDKTDPQKVGKISEECKETAMAGVSLLIQNSVDSVKQKVYSNSFKPQLGHAIYISLKLMQEEKNRSLKIQAMETLLVLGQKKLFDILSNQQQDILSSTFANFLPGIVTALTKVATGDEKQGHKVTAVAVDAWSYFVVLVMRDNFLEKHVDGLGEGETVAQLQKQLFGEKGHETGKEKQLTSTESNKFALPEPGEEILTSAEQILTIDITREWVCSTADKLILLVQSLTRLVTYSHWRVRLSLVHWAQQLICKCCRSLTGAVILGVEVIVGLRSDDIVDVGTAAQEALLAVTQALEVKGKYTSSKQGLLELLEERVYALSTQLPTVCRQQDGTKTLTSVRQLLGCLEVLGERITRLMSWPNHSHRLLQSLSIALTLDTMDSDLLLERTDAHDPFELLTIKPSLGKSFKYFQDVRIFEVIGTVCQLIGCHSNLTVVVDLCLDFLQHSTFLQKETLLMLSLIIQGRDERKLKGKERSSTPHEESEQVVHNVLDVIMCKEIFSAPLCVLTQHDAHPNTTEDLGASLVPVNKQNNISIDFVKSNVVLVANALNLLSSCAQMMGTNFDIFLSKVLCSVMEKAGEANVLVGHTAINTLQEMAQSCGYENVAKFIENSVPQFWYPLSMRLKKLPQYPTAPLVLQVSLEYANIDVISFTEELVEDVLACLDTYHNEQALPLVRVLHVYVTAVVKHESKAEVISKDFETSNVNICLNNTVNIGQSETKQKEAFQHSTAYVKRGPIALFLENYHKDQMTVKKGIKESDYIIETEHVQGSCGENFQKHNSQQDKDDEVSEDSPDQSEEKREIPRYIELVVDILERCSHLLYFQDRKIKILVMKVIKAGCSALSQWEDQRLPVLHKLWKPLVLRLKDPDFVVMVGALEVLSTMVITSGDFLRQRTLKGVFPSLLSFLQSQSRTSLEKTKRSGYYMTAAYRAQKVLLRTLPNFVRILTLDVTEMAKFVNVLMLYLDNRQPIELCNAGIVLVKQLAQSHPHHVWLALAHQQSPVRILPPTPNLSSVKINGTGRKELPQEVIELYNQLS, from the exons ATGAATCCTCAGGAAGCTTTTGCCTTGTTAAAGCCAGCGAGCGTGAGGGTGGCGAGGGAAGGGAGTGTGGAGAGTGTGCGGGCACTGAGGCAGGGGGTGGAGCAGGTGGCACACGCCGAGGACGCTGCAGAAGGCCTCGTCAGTGCTAGCTGTATCACACACCTCAAGGAATACCTTCTCTTTCCACTTATTGTGCTTCTCAAGAGTGGAAAAAAATG TTCCTGGGACTTACAAGAAGAGATAGTTGGAGTTGTGCATGTCATCCTTGGTCGTTCCATTATTGATGACTTTACATTCTTCCAAGAAATCTTCACGCAGCTCATATTCATTGTGACAGACAAAACAGATCCTCAGAAAG tgGGGAAGATAAGTGAGGAATGTAAGGAGACAGCCATGGCAGGAGTCTCTCTACTTATCCAAAACAGTGTAGATTCTGTCAAGCAAAAGGTTTATAGCAATAGTTTTAAGCCACAACTTGGCCATGCTATCTACATATCTCTGAAGCTGATGCAGGAGGAAAAGAATCGCAGTTTGAA GATTCAAGCCATGGAAACTCTGTTAGTTTTGGGCCAAAAGAAATTATTTGATATACTTTCCAACCAGCAACAGGATATCTTGAGTAGCACATTTGCCAATTTCTTGCCTGGTATTGTCACAGCTTTAACTAAAGTTGCCACTGGTGATGAAAAGCAGGGCCACAAGGTTACAGCA GTTGCTGTTGATGCCTGGAGCTActttgttgtgttggtgatgagaGATAACTTCTTAGAGAAGCATGTGGatgggttgggggagggggaaaCTGTGGCCCAGCTTCAGAAGCAGCTGTTTGGTGAAAAAGGTCATGAGACTGGAAAGGAAAAGCAACTAACATCAACTGAAAGCAACAAATTTGCACTCCCTGAACCAGGGGAAGAGATACTG aCCTCAGCTGAACAAATATTGACCATAGACATTACTAGGGAATGGGTATGCAGTACTGCAGACAAGTTGATACTCTTGGTGCAGTCACTGACAAGACTGGTAACCTACTCACATTGGAGGGTACGGCTTAGTCTCGTACACTGGGCACAACAGCTAATTTGCAAGTGTTGCAG GTCACTAACAGGAGCTGTAATTTTGGGTGTTGAAGTAATTGTTGGGCTGCGCAGTGATGATATTGTAGATGTTGGGACCGCAGCACAGGAGGCGCTGCTGGCAGTTACTCAAGCCCTTGAAGTAAAGGGCAAATACACATCCTCAAAACAAGGCTTACTAGAATTACTGGAAGAGCGTGTATATGCTCTGTCAACACAACTACCGACAGTTTGTAGGCAACAAG ATGGCACTAAAACTTTGACAAGTGTGCGTCAACTTTTGGGCTGCTTAGAAGTTTTAGGCGAGAGAATAACACGGCTAATGTCGTGGCCAAATCATTCTCACCGCCTACTGCAATCTCTCTCCATCGCACTTACCCTGGATACCATGGACTCAGACCTACTGTTGGAAAGGACCGATGCTCATG ATCCTTTTGAATTGTTAACCATTAAGCCTTCATTGGGGAAGTCTTTCAAGTATTTCCAAGATGTTAGAATCTTTGAGGTTATAGGAACTGTTTGTCAGCTGATTGGATGCCACAGTAACCTGACTGTAGTGGTGGATCTGTGTTTAGACTTCCTGCAACACTCAACCTTTCTTCAAAAGGAAACACTTCTTATGCTTTCCCTCATTATCCAAG GGAGAGATGAAAGAAAGTTGAAAGGGAAAGAGAGGAGCAGCACTCCACATGAGGAGAGTGAACAGGTCGTGCACAATGTGTTGGACGTGATTATGTGTAAAGAAATCTTCAGTGCCCCACTCTGTGTTCTCACTCAGCATGATGCACATCCTAACACCACAGAAGATTTAGGTGCCTCTTTAGTTCCAgtgaacaagcagaacaatattTCTATTGATTTTGTTAAAAGTAATGTGGTGCTTGTTGCCAATGCTTTGAATTTATTGAGTTCTTGTGCTCAAATGATGGGCACTAATTTTGATATATTCCTAAGCAAAGTTCTGTGTTCTGTAATGGAGAAAGCTGGGGAAGCTAATGTGTTGGTCGGTCACACTGCCATCAATACCTTGCAAGAAATGGCACAATCCTGCGGATatgaaaatgttgctaaattcattGAAAATAGTGTCCCTCAGTTTTGGTACCCACTCTCTATGAGACTCAAGAAATTGCCTCAATATCCTACAGCACCTCTGGTTCTTCAAGTCTCTCTTGAATATGCTAATATTGATGTTATATCTTTCACAGAAGAATTAGTAGAGGATGTGCTAGCATGCCTTGACACTTATCATAATGAACAAGCTTTACCTCTGGTGCGAGTTTTGCATGTGTACGTTACTGCTGTTGTTAAACATGAGTCTAAAGCTGAAGTGATTTCAAAGGATTTTGAAACTAGTAATGTTAATATATGTCTAAATAACACTGTTAATATTGGACAATCTGAAACAAAACAGAAAGAGGCTTTTCAACATTCTACAGCATATGTTAAACGTGGACCTATTGCCCTTTTTTTAGAGAACTACCACAAAGATCAAATGACTGTTAAAAAAGGCATTAAAGAAAGTGATTATATCATAGAAACAGAGCATGTACAGGGCAGTTGTGGCGAGAATTTTCAGAAGCATAACAGTCAGCAGGATAAGGATGATGAAGTAAGTGAGGACAGCCCAGATCAAAGTGAAGAGAAGAGAGAAATACCAAGATATATTGAGCTTGTTGTGGATATTCTGGAAAGATGTTCTCATTTGTTATATTTCCAGGATAGGAAAATTAAAATTTTAGTGATGAAAGTAATTAAGGCAGGCTGTTCAGCTTTATCTCAGTGGGAAGATCAGAGACTGCCAGTTTTACATAAGTTATGGAAACCATTAGTTTTAAGGCTGAAGGACCCTGATTTTGTAGTGATGGTGGGCGCTCTTGAAGTGCTATCAACAATGGTTATCACCAGTGGGGATTTCCTTCGACAGCGTACTTTGAAAGGAGTATTTCCATCACTATTGTCCTTTCTCCAAAGTCAGAGTCGTACAAGCTTAGAGAAGACCAAGAGGAGTGGCTACTATATGACAGCTGCTTATCGTGCCCAGAAGGTGTTATTAAGGACACTACCAAATTTTGTAAGAATATTAACATTAGATGTTACTGAAATGGCAAAATTTGTGAATGTTTTAATGCTATACTTGGACAATCGGCAGCCCATTGAACTCTGCAATGCTGGGATTGTATTGGTGAAACAATTGGCACAGAGTCATCCACATCATGTGTGGTTAGCTTTAGCCCATCAACAGTCACCTGTAAGAATTCTTCCACCAACACCAAATTTATCATCAGTCAAG ATAAATGGCACTGGCCGCAAAGAACTACCACAAGAAGTTATTGAATTATACAACCAGCTGTCTTAG